The genomic segment CAGAATGAGGACATAAAAGAAAAAAGCCGCAGCGTGAACCTGAATTCTGGCTATACTCTGCCTGAGGAAAGAGCCTTTTCGAGGCAGGTGAACGTCGGGGGAGGTTTTGAGATAAAAGACTCACAGGGCAAAATCCTTGCTGCATATCTCCCGCTTCAGGAAGACATAAAAAACCCTCTTGGAAGCGTGGAGAAAAAGACAGTTAAGTTTGCAGTTCCTAAGGGGCTTCTGGGCAGGATAACGCCCACTTCAAAAATCACTGTACTTACAGGAGCACAGGATGACCACGGCGGGGCAGGCATAGGTGAGTTCAGAAATGTAAGCCCCAAAGTATCCGAGTGGGAAGGCGGAGGAAAGAAATCTCCTGCCGAGAGTAACGTGTTTGATTATCTACTGATAAATTAAGGTATAAATAAAAATGAAAAAAATATTGTTAATACTCCTGCTTATTTCATTAAAGCAGGCCTGCGGACAGAGTCTTTTAGTAAAGGATTCTAAAAATATTCCGCACGCGGACTCCTCGCTTGTATTTGTGCCCGAAGGCTACAACGAAACAAAGAGCTATCCCCTGCTCGTTATGCTGCACGGCTGGAGCGGGAACTACAAGCACTGGAATGAATTATCGGGCGGCCTCCAGAAATACGCAGACAAGTACCAGTTTATAATTGTATGCCCCGACGGGTTTTATGATTCGTGGTATTTGGACAGCCCGATAAACCCCAAAAGCCAGTTTGAGACCTTCTTTATTAAAGAATTCCTGCCCGAAGTAGAAAGCAGGTACCGTGTTGACAAGGCAAACATATTTATTACTGGCCTCAGCATGGGCGGCCACGGTGCAATGATGATGCTTTTGAAGCACCCTGATATTTTCAGGAGCGCAGGCAGCACAAGCGGAATTCTGGATATAACTGAGTTTCCCGACCGCTGGAGCATGTTAAACGCGCTTGGAAAGTATAGTGAATATCCTGAGAACTGGGAAAAGAATACGGATATTCTGCTCCTTGAGAATATAAAGGGTCTGAACAAGGAGATCATATTTGACTGCGGTACAGAGGACTTCGCATATAACGTCAATAAAAGGTTTAATGAAAAGTGCATAAGCTTAAAAATTAAGGCTACCTTCATCTCGCAGCCCGGAAACCACAACAGGCAGTACTGGAATAAATCGATTGAGAACCATTTCAGGTTCTTTAAGGCGCTTGAAGAAAGCACTCCGGTTCAAGGTGCAGAAAAACGGTAAAAAATATGTATCTGCAATAGAACTTTTGCGCACAAAGGACAGTCTAAACTGGTAGAAACAACCTAAAAAGGAGAAAGGTTATGCGTGAAAGATTATATCGCTCTCAAAAAGACAAGATGATAGCCGGCGTTTGCGGCGGACTTGCGGAATATTTTGACGTGGATCCGGTAATCATCAGAATAGCTTTTGTTGCCGCTACAATACTGTCGGGCATGGGTTTAATAGTATATATACTGCTTTGGATCATTGTTCCCTACAAGGAATCAGTTGCTGCAGCTGCGGCAGGCTCAGGATCTGCTGCTTATGCCGCCCCGGCCGGAAGTGAAACTGCTTCTGAAGGGGCTCAAGGCACAAGCGAAGCTGAAGCTCCCTATACATCATACAGGGAGAGAAGAAGGAACAGACCGATCCTCGGATACATACTTGTAGGGCTGGGTCTATTGTTTTTTGCTGATCGTTTTTTCCCTTATTTTGAATTTCACGATTTCTGGCCTCTTATACTGGTTGCAATAGGAATTGGATTATTACTCAGATCTTCAAAAAAATAAGCCTGGAGAACTACAATGCGTACAAATCATTTATTCTGGGGTATTCTCTTTATAACGCTGGGCATTCTTGTACTGATGAATAACTTTATGTCCCTGAGTTTCAACTGGGATATGATGTGGAATCTGTGGCCGCTTTTACTGGTGCTAGCCGGCGTTTATTTTATTTTCAGGGAAGGCAGGTTCAGGTGGATCATTGTTCTGGTTATAGCTTTTCTGCTGGGGGTTGTAATTTTTGCCGGGGTCAAGAGTTTTTCATTGTTCTTTGACGGTGATTTCGAGGATTTCAACGTAAGCGCGCAGGAATTTACGCTTCCCTATGAAAGCAGCATCAAGAAAGCAAAGCTGAACCTGGAGGCTGCAGCAGGAAATTTCAACCTGGACGGGACAACCGACAGCCTTGTATATGCAAAGACCAAAGGTGAGTTCAGTGACTATTCACTTAATAATGAAACAAGTGACAGTTCGGCAGATATAACCTTTGAGATGAATAACAAGCATCAGAGGATAGTTCATGGCCTGGGCAAAAACCGCATGGAGATAAAGCTTAATTCGAATCCCGTCTGGGATATGGATCTGAATGTAGGTGCAGCTTCAGTAAACCTGGATCTGGTGCCATTTAAGGCTGAGAACATATATCTTAAAAGCGGGGCTTCCTCACTCAAGCTCAAGCTTGGCGACAAGAATCCAATGACGAAGGTGAAATTTGAGTCGGGCGTATCGCGTCTTGAGATAATGATTCCAAAGACGAGCGGCTGTGAAATTAATTCCGACACGGAGTTCTCGAAGAAAGAGTTCAGTGAATTTGTAAAGATAGATGACAATGTTTACCGCACGCCAGATTTTGCACAGAGCGGGAAGAAGATTTACCTGGAAATTGCAGCCGGAGTATCCTCGGTAAAGGTTGAAAGGTATTAAAAAGTAAAGAAACGGGAATAAAAGAAATCTAAATTAAAAGTTAGATTTCTTTTTTTTTCCGGATGGTTTCTTCTCCGGCTTCCAGAAATATTTTTCCATAACGACACACCCCTCGCTATCGAACTCAACGCCCTCACTTTTAAGAAGGTCTTCCATTATATCCGGGCTTCCGAAGTGCACTTTCCCTGTAAGGGCTCCGTATCGGTTTACGACCCTGTGGCAAGGAAGACCTGAATCCTTTGCGCCGTTCAAGGCCCAGCCCACGGTGCGGGCAGAAGCCTTAGTGCCGCAGAATTCAGCTATTGCGCCGTAAGTGGTAACTTTCCCATAGGGTATTTGGGCTACAATCTCGTAGACGCGGTCGAAGAAGTCCTTATTATTTCCCCGGGTATCTTTTGTTGTTTTGGAACCTTTTGCCATATCAATTCCCTTTTTGTGGAATTATGCCGGGAAATGGTTCCCGGCAAATCTCCAAAGGTTATTCACCCATGACTTTAATGATGAGGCGTTTGCGGCGCTGGCCGTCGAATTCCGCATAATAGACCTGCTGCCAGGGACCGAAGTCGAGTTTCCCGTCTGTAACAGGAATTATGACCTCGTGGTGCACCAGGAGGCTTTTAAGGTGAGAATCCCCATTGTCCTCACCCGTATGGTGATGGCGGTAATTGGGGTTAAACGGGGCCAGTTTCTCGAGCCATTCGTCTATATCCTGAATGAGGCCTGACTCAGCGTCGTTAACGTAAACTCCTGCTGTTATATGCATTGCAGAGACCAGTATCATGCCATCCTTAATGCCGCTTTTATGGAGCACTTCTTCCACATTTCGCGTGATATTTATGTACTCGCGGTGCTTTTTAGTATTAAACCAGAGATATTCTGTAAATGTTTTCATGAATCCTATCCGTTTTTAGAGTAATATACCGACATTAAATCCGACAAATAGTTTATATCCTTTTAGAAAGTAATCAACTTTTGAGGACTTGTCAAAGGAAAATCCCAGGTCGTACATAATACGGCTCTCAGCAGAGGAGACATAATCCAGACCGAAGAATGCATTCATAATTGTTGCATTGAAACTGTTCTCCGGCATTGAAAGCTCAATAGTTTTCAGAGCTTCACCGTAATTAGCAATAGAATAATGGTATTCTGTAACACAAGAGAAACTGCTCCTTGTAAAACTGCTGTAGCCGTAACCGATTCCAACGTAGGGGCACACGCCCACTGTAGTCTTAAGATAATATCGGGCTGAGAGGAGGAAGTCTGAATTCCTGACCTCAAGGCTGGTTTTTCCAATAGTTTGTGGGAGTTCCAATTCCTTATATTTCACGCTGCCGGAAGAATATGAAAAGTTAATTCTGAGATAATCCAACAGTCTATAGCCTACGGAGAATGAATAATCGAATCCCACTTCTTTTTTTATTCTTGTCGGGATGTGCAAAAGTACCTTTTTCAGATATATTGGGTCATTTAGAAAATATGTCATATCATATTGGCTATAAGATGGATAGTAAAGGAGACCTCCTCCAAAAGTAATGCTGAAGTTATAGTCGCTTATTTCCTTCTGGTCCCAGTCTTTTTTCTCCTTTTCAATTGTCATGAATTTTTCTTTAGCCCTGAGGCGGAAGGATTTGACTGAGTCCTTAAATGACACAGCGAAGAATGGATTGCCGCTGGTGATATTTTCAACATACTGACAGAGCTCAAGCGATCTATTAAATTTCCTGCGGCTAAAGCATTCCTGAGCCTCTTTGAAATCCCTGTCGAGCGAGATTTTGATGCCTGAGATATAACTGTTCTTAAAAAAGCGGGCGATATAGAAATAAGTTATTGCCTCATCCTGTCTGCCCTTATTGGCCGAAGATTCGAATTTATCAAAAGCTCTTGAGGCCAGCATGCCTGCATAGGCTTCCGTATAGTGGCTCTTATTACTCCTGGCCTGTCCGATAAGAATGTCCTTACTATCCAGGTTCGGGATCTCCTTTACGGATGAGATTATTCCCTGGTAGGAAGCGGCCTTAGATGCGTTTGCATTTTTAAGAACTTCCTGAAGCTTAATAAAATTGCATTCAAGGAGCAATGAATCGGGATTATTACTTTCCTTCTGGGCAAAGGAGACAGTTGCAAAAAGGAATAAGAAAAGGATTAAGAGGCGTGAAACCATAATAAAGAGCTCCCCTGTTTTCGTTTTGAAATAGAAAAGAATATGAACGAGTCTGTAAAAACACGGATAAAAAAATAGGGAAATATTAAACTAAAATCGAGGCGGGCAGGCTGAAAAGTCATATTAAAATAAAAATACCCCGGAGGCTAAATATCTCCGGGGTAGAAGTTAAAGGAATTTCAAATTCATCAAACTTTATTATTCTGTGAGAACATGAGGAGGTAAGCTTTGATGAATTTATTCAGGTCGCCATCCATAACCCCCTGCACGTCTGAGGTCTCGACGTTTGTCCTGTGGTCCTTTACCATATTGTAGGGGTGAAAGACGTAGGAGCGGATCTGGCTTCCCCATTCGATCTTCATTTTGCCTTTTTCAATTTCATCGAGTTCGGCAATCTGTTTTTCCCTTTCGATCTGGTAGAGTCTGGACTTGAGGAGCTTCATTGCGTTATTCCTGTTCTGAAGCTGGCTGCGTTCGGTCTGGCATGCAGCCACGACACCGCTCGGGATATGAGTTATTCTTACGGCCGTTTCCACTTTGTTGACGTTCTGGCCGCCTTTACCGCCGGAGCGGTAAGTATCTACTCTTAAGTCTGCCGGGTTGATCTCAATTTCAATTGAGTCATCTACTTCAGGTATTACGAATACGGAAGCAAATGAAGTATGCCGTCTTTTATTTGCGTCAAAAGGAGAAATCCTTACCAGGCGGTGGACCCCGTTTTCAGCCTTAAGGTATCCGTAGGCAAATTCAC from the Ignavibacteria bacterium genome contains:
- a CDS encoding YjbQ family protein, which gives rise to MKTFTEYLWFNTKKHREYINITRNVEEVLHKSGIKDGMILVSAMHITAGVYVNDAESGLIQDIDEWLEKLAPFNPNYRHHHTGEDNGDSHLKSLLVHHEVIIPVTDGKLDFGPWQQVYYAEFDGQRRKRLIIKVMGE
- a CDS encoding PspC domain-containing protein codes for the protein MRERLYRSQKDKMIAGVCGGLAEYFDVDPVIIRIAFVAATILSGMGLIVYILLWIIVPYKESVAAAAAGSGSAAYAAPAGSETASEGAQGTSEAEAPYTSYRERRRNRPILGYILVGLGLLFFADRFFPYFEFHDFWPLILVAIGIGLLLRSSKK
- a CDS encoding prolyl oligopeptidase family serine peptidase; the encoded protein is MKKILLILLLISLKQACGQSLLVKDSKNIPHADSSLVFVPEGYNETKSYPLLVMLHGWSGNYKHWNELSGGLQKYADKYQFIIVCPDGFYDSWYLDSPINPKSQFETFFIKEFLPEVESRYRVDKANIFITGLSMGGHGAMMMLLKHPDIFRSAGSTSGILDITEFPDRWSMLNALGKYSEYPENWEKNTDILLLENIKGLNKEIIFDCGTEDFAYNVNKRFNEKCISLKIKATFISQPGNHNRQYWNKSIENHFRFFKALEESTPVQGAEKR
- a CDS encoding peptide chain release factor 2 (programmed frameshift), translated to MYDEEVRKLSDYQSRINNLRSYLDLDAREEKIRGLKLKTEDPSFWNDQTEAQKVLQQIKSLQEWVDLYEDVRKRSENIHDIIELARSENDDSFLEDIQTELDSLRDTLENLEFKNMLSGKDDDKNCILTIHSGAGGTEAQDWAEMLMRMYLRYGEQNGFKMAVLDVLEGDGAGIKSATIEVTGEFAYGYLKAENGVHRLVRISPFDANKRRHTSFASVFVIPEVDDSIEIEINPADLRVDTYRSGGKGGQNVNKVETAVRITHIPSGVVAACQTERSQLQNRNNAMKLLKSRLYQIEREKQIAELDEIEKGKMKIEWGSQIRSYVFHPYNMVKDHRTNVETSDVQGVMDGDLNKFIKAYLLMFSQNNKV
- a CDS encoding MGMT family protein — encoded protein: MAKGSKTTKDTRGNNKDFFDRVYEIVAQIPYGKVTTYGAIAEFCGTKASARTVGWALNGAKDSGLPCHRVVNRYGALTGKVHFGSPDIMEDLLKSEGVEFDSEGCVVMEKYFWKPEKKPSGKKKKSNF